A genomic region of Oryza glaberrima chromosome 1, OglaRS2, whole genome shotgun sequence contains the following coding sequences:
- the LOC127760868 gene encoding probable acyl-[acyl-carrier-protein]--UDP-N-acetylglucosamine O-acyltransferase, mitochondrial, translating to MAAAATRAVRRLLIASRSLHAISSEGAAREAATSFVHPAAVVHPDAVVGQGVSIGPFCTVGASARIGDACQLHAGSHVMGDTELGERCVVLTGAILGSDIPGQTIIGENNVIGHHAVVGVKCQDLKYKSGDECFLQIGNNNEIREYCSIHRSSKSCDCTVIGDNNLIMGSCHIAHDCRIGNNNIFANNTLFAGHVVVEDCTHTAGAVVVHQFCHIGSFSFLGGGSVIAQDVPRYMMVAGDRAELRGLNLEGLKRNGFSDQEVRMLRKAYQQVFMPSINSQSSFDERLAELEREIELSETHVSYMVESIRMSFGQGRRGICKFRSWNR from the exons atggccgccgccgccacccgcgccgtccgccgcctcctcatcgcCTCGCGGAGTCTCCACGCAA TCTCTTCCGAGGgagcggcgagggaggcggccaCGAGCTtcgtccaccccgccgccgtcgtccaccccgacgccgtcgtcggACAG GGTGTCTCGATAGGCCCATTTTGCACCGTGGGAGCTTCAGCGAGGATTGGTGACGCTTGTCAGTTACACGCTGGGAGCCATGTCATGGGAGATACCGAGCTAGGGGAGAGATGTGTTGTTCTCAC TGGCGCTATCCTTGGTTCAGACATTCCTGGGCAGACCATTATCGGTGAAAACAATGTCATTGGACACCACGCTGTAGTTGGTGTTAAGTGCCAAGATCTCAAGTATAag TCAGGAGATGAATGCTTTCTACAGATTGGTAACAATAATGAGATCAGAGAGTACTGTTCTATTCATCGCTCTTCTAAATCTTGTGACTGCACG GTTATTGGTGACAATAATCTTATAATGGGTTCATGCCATATAGCACATGATTGCAGGATTGGCAACAATAACATATTTGCTAACAATACTCTATTTGCTGGCCATGTTGTTGTTGAA GATTGCACCCATACTGCAGGGGCTGTTGTTGTCCATCAATTTTGTCATATTGGGTCATTTTCATTTCTAGGTGGAGGCTCTGTG ATCGCACAAGATGTGCCAAGATACATGATGGTTGCAGGTGATAGAGCAGAGCTTCGTGGGCTGAATCTTGAAGGTCTTAAGCGCAATGGTTTCTCAGACCAAGAG GTACGGATGTTGAGGAAAGCTTATCAACAAGTATTTATGCCATCTATTAATAGTCAGAGTAGCTTTGATGAGAGACTTGCTGAACTG GAACGGGAAATTGAGTTATCAGAAACTCATGTATCCTATATGGTGGAATCTATTCGCATGTCCTTTGGCCAAGGACGTCGTGGAATTTgcaaatttagaagttggaacCGCTGA